The following proteins are encoded in a genomic region of Danio rerio strain Tuebingen ecotype United States chromosome 16, GRCz12tu, whole genome shotgun sequence:
- the fxyd11 gene encoding FXYD domain-containing ion transport regulator 11 isoform 2 precursor (isoform 2 precursor is encoded by transcript variant 2), giving the protein MSQLTELVLLTVFLALFSRAEANPFVYNYEALRIGGLVFTCVLVAGAVTALCWGQCKPKRK; this is encoded by the exons ATGAGCCAGCTCACAGAACTAGTTCTCCTAACAG TCTTCTTGGCACTGTTCAGTCGAGCAGAAGCAA ATCCTTTTGTTTACA acTATGAGGCGCTGAGGATCGGGGGTTTGGTCTTCACATGTGTGCTTGTAGCAGGAGCTGTTACAGCTCTGTGTT GGGGGCAGTGCAAACCAAAAAGAAAGTAG
- the fxyd3 gene encoding phospholemman isoform X1 gives MMKSLALVFLTFVPLVLAEGQQTTEDDPFSFDYHRLRVGGLILAAVLCLIGITILLSGHCRCKFNQDKRRRTGSNAQAMLNDTARASEC, from the exons ATGATGAAATCTTTGGCACTAGTGTTCTTGACAT TTGTGCCCCTTGTGTTGGCAGAGGGTCAGCAGACCA CAGAGGATGATCCCTTCTCTTttg aTTATCACAGACTGAGGGTCGGAGGTCTGATCTTAGCAGCAGTTTTATGTCTGATTGGCATTACTATTCTCCTAA GTGGCCACTGCAGATGCAAGTTCAACCAGGACAAGAG GAGGAGGACAGGAAGTAACGCTCAAGCAATGCTCAACGACACAG
- the fxyd11 gene encoding FXYD domain-containing ion transport regulator 11 isoform 1 precursor (isoform 1 precursor is encoded by transcript variant 1): MSQLTELVLLTVFLALFSRAEANPFVYNYEALRIGGLVFTCVLVAGAVTALCWGQCKPKRKHDDDASKI, encoded by the exons ATGAGCCAGCTCACAGAACTAGTTCTCCTAACAG TCTTCTTGGCACTGTTCAGTCGAGCAGAAGCAA ATCCTTTTGTTTACA acTATGAGGCGCTGAGGATCGGGGGTTTGGTCTTCACATGTGTGCTTGTAGCAGGAGCTGTTACAGCTCTGTGTT GGGGGCAGTGCAAACCAAAAAGAAA GCATGATGATGACGCAAGCAAAATCTAA